The DNA region CCTATTATATCACGTCGTTACAGTATATTGGTAAAACAATATGTACAATCAATCGATGCTTATACCTATTATAAAACACTTAAAAAATTATCTTCTTCGCAAAATGGTTTAGCTCAAAACCAACCAGGGTTTATCGAAGGTAACATACGTCCCTCGTTTAATACTGATGAAAAAGTTATTGGAATTTTTGAAGTCTCTTCTGTTTCTGAAAAAAGAATGTTCTTTAATTATAAAGACTTGTATCCAGATGAAGCTTTACCTCCGTATTTTTCATTATGTGAACAAAACTCACCTGCCCTTCGTGATCCAGATGGTGGACCGTCAGATTTGATTACTGACCTCCAAAACGGTTTTAAGTATTATACTGACAATAATCCTCTTAGTAATAATCCATATGTACTTGTCCCTCCGGCTTGTGGAGATTGCACGAGGCTAGGATCAAACATTAAACCAGATTTTTGGTATGAATAAATCTATTTAATATTCCGAGTATTGTTTACAATAAATGAATTTATCAAAATTTCATTGATTTTAATGTAGCTCTTCTATTGATTTTTTTAGTATCAGTGTCAATGAATTTCTCAACAGTGTAAACTTCTCTAGGTATTTCAAATTTTTTTATAAAAGGTAAACTTAAAATTTGAGTCTTTAAATATTCTGTTTTGTTATCCCCTTCAATAATTAACACTAATTTTTCTCCAAGCAATTCATCAGGAATTCCAGCCACAAAAAATCGACTATCGATAATTTTGGATAATTTCTCTTCAATTTGTTCTGTAATCAATTTTACACCAGCAGAATTTATGACATTATCTACTCGCCCTAACCACTCAAATTCAGTATCAGAAATAATTTTAACCAAGTCGTTAGTAATTACCTTTTCATCGGAAATGTTTGGGGCATTAATGATCAAACAACCTCTTGAATCCGTTGAAATCTGAATGTTCGGGAGGGTTTTATAATGAGGTACTGAAACAAGTTCAGCATGACGAAAACTGTTCAAAGGTTTAACAGCTATATGCGTAATGGTTTCTGTCATTCCGTAAGTAGCGAATATTTCTGTTTTTTCTGATTGTATTTTTTTCAAAAGACTTTTATCAACTGCTCCACCACCAATAATTAGCTTTTTTATTTTGTGTAATTTTTCCAAAGAATTTTGTACCTGCATTGGCACCATAGCACAAAAATCATAATCTTTATCAATACTAAATAACGGATTTGAACTAACCTCTACAATGTCTAAATGCCAACCCAGGGTCAGAGCCCTTACCAGCATCATTTTTCCAGCAATATAACCTACTGAAAGACATAATAATGCTGTTGTCTTTTCAGGCAAAATAAAAAAAGTACCAGTGGCTTTGGCACTATTTATCATATACTCTTTTCTAAGTTTAATGATTTTTGGTCTCCCAGTTGATCCTGAAGTTTGAACATCAATTGTCAACTCTTTACTAAACCATACCTCTAAAAAAGAATATATAGAAGATGAAGTAGTCTTGGAATAGTCAATGAGTTCTTGCTCTGAAACAAACGAATTTCCGTTTAGCTTAAAGTTTTTGTTAAAATTATTAGTGTTCATCGGCAATTAAAGTAGGTTCTTCAACCCTTCCCATCAATTTTTCTTTCCAATTTTTCCAGCCATATTTTTTTGAAAAAATGAATGTTAGAATAGGAAAAAATATAAATACTGGAATAATAATATCAAATCCCGCAGATGGTTCGGAGACATCTCTTAAAATGGAATCTGTCTGAAAGGCTGTCCAATCTGTGGTAACTAAAAGTGCTGTAACCAAATTATTTGAAGCATGGAAGCCCAATGCTAGCTCTAAACCTTCATCCATAAGTGTAATAATTCCCAAAAACAAACCTGTACCAATATAATATACCATCAATATTAATCCTAATTTTTCTACCTCAGGGTTAGCCATATGCATTAAACCAAAAGTAACAGAGGTAAATATTAAAGGAAACCATCTATTTTTAACCAATACACCTAATCCTTGCATTAAATATCCGCGAAAAAAATACTCTTCAAAACTGGTTTGAATTGGAATTAGCACAATAGATAACAATGCAAGAATGATAAATTTATTAAGATTAAAATTCCAAATAAAATCCTCTGGAACAGTAAAATAAGCATATACAACAACAACAATAGTTATGATTGCCCATAAAGAGAATGCAAAAAAAATACGTTTTATATCAACCTTATCTCTTGAAGTTGTTAAAGATTTTATTGGTTGTCTATGCACGAATCTTACCCAAAAAAACAATCCTGCAAGAAATATTACGAATATAATTAAACTTTCAAAAAAAACTCTATTTGATCCTTTGGCTAATATTTCCTGACGCATCATCTCTCCCATATCTAAATCTAAAATAGCAATTGCTATACTATTCAAAGCAAAAATTCCAAAAAGCCCCAAAGTAGGTAATAAATACTTCCAAAAGTTGGGCTGACCTTTATAAGCTTGTTGAATAAAGTTCATCTTATATATTTAAATTCAAAAATAAGTTTTAAAAACCAAACTGCCATTTTAATTTTGGATTATAATGTAGCTTGCCATTTTTAACATCTAAAGGTGAATCAAAATTATTGGTAAACAAACCACCCGTACCCAAACCTTGTGGCATTATATTTTTTAAACTATAGGTAAATTGAGCAATGGCATTTAACCCAATATTACTTTCTAGAGCAGAAGTAACCCACCATAGTACATTGTGTTGTTTTGCTATTTCAATCCATTGGTTGCTACCTTGAATTCCACCTATTAAACTTGGTTTTAGAATAATATATTGGGGCTTAATAGTGTCTATCAGTTTTTGTTTTTCTTCTTTTTTGAAGACACCTATTAATTCTTCATCAAGAGCAATGGGCAAGGGTGTTTTTTCGCACAACAAAGCCATTTCTTGCCATTGCCCCGCCTTAATGGGCTGTTCAATAGAATGCAAATTGTAATCTGATAATCGTTTTAGTTTTTCTAAAACATTCTTTGGAGTAAACGCTCCGTTGGCATCCACACGGATTTCTATTTCATTTGAAGAAAATTCTTTTCGAATGGATTTTAAGATTTCAATTTCAGCTTCAAAATCAATAGCCCCAATTTTTAGCTTTAAAGTGGTGAATCCTGATGCCAATTTTTCTTTAATCTGCTGTTTCATAAAATCAGCCGTGCCCATCCATATCAATCCATTTATAGGTATGGCATCTTTACCTTCAGTAAAAATAGAGGGAAACAGTATAAATTTATCTTTGCTCTTTAAGGATAATAAGGCTTGTTCCAATCCAAATTGGATTGAGGGAAATTCTGATAACTCATTTAATAAAAAATCTGTTTCTAGGTTGATACTATCACAAAGCCATTGTAGCTTTTTTTCATAATCTGGTCTGTCATCAGCACTTAAGCCTTTAAAAAGTCCACACTCTCCTACTCCGCTGTTTCCATTTTCAGAAAGCATTAAAAAATACGTTTCTTTAGTGCGTAACACACCACGTGAAGTTCCTCCGGGTTGTTTAAAATTAAGACTATACTTTTTATACGTTGCTTTCATTTACCTATCAGAAAACAACAAATATATACTATTTTTGCAAGGCAA from Aureibaculum sp. 2308TA14-22 includes:
- a CDS encoding o-succinylbenzoate synthase, whose protein sequence is MKATYKKYSLNFKQPGGTSRGVLRTKETYFLMLSENGNSGVGECGLFKGLSADDRPDYEKKLQWLCDSINLETDFLLNELSEFPSIQFGLEQALLSLKSKDKFILFPSIFTEGKDAIPINGLIWMGTADFMKQQIKEKLASGFTTLKLKIGAIDFEAEIEILKSIRKEFSSNEIEIRVDANGAFTPKNVLEKLKRLSDYNLHSIEQPIKAGQWQEMALLCEKTPLPIALDEELIGVFKKEEKQKLIDTIKPQYIILKPSLIGGIQGSNQWIEIAKQHNVLWWVTSALESNIGLNAIAQFTYSLKNIMPQGLGTGGLFTNNFDSPLDVKNGKLHYNPKLKWQFGF
- a CDS encoding AMP-binding protein; this translates as MNTNNFNKNFKLNGNSFVSEQELIDYSKTTSSSIYSFLEVWFSKELTIDVQTSGSTGRPKIIKLRKEYMINSAKATGTFFILPEKTTALLCLSVGYIAGKMMLVRALTLGWHLDIVEVSSNPLFSIDKDYDFCAMVPMQVQNSLEKLHKIKKLIIGGGAVDKSLLKKIQSEKTEIFATYGMTETITHIAVKPLNSFRHAELVSVPHYKTLPNIQISTDSRGCLIINAPNISDEKVITNDLVKIISDTEFEWLGRVDNVINSAGVKLITEQIEEKLSKIIDSRFFVAGIPDELLGEKLVLIIEGDNKTEYLKTQILSLPFIKKFEIPREVYTVEKFIDTDTKKINRRATLKSMKF
- a CDS encoding CPBP family intramembrane glutamic endopeptidase, with the translated sequence MNFIQQAYKGQPNFWKYLLPTLGLFGIFALNSIAIAILDLDMGEMMRQEILAKGSNRVFFESLIIFVIFLAGLFFWVRFVHRQPIKSLTTSRDKVDIKRIFFAFSLWAIITIVVVVYAYFTVPEDFIWNFNLNKFIILALLSIVLIPIQTSFEEYFFRGYLMQGLGVLVKNRWFPLIFTSVTFGLMHMANPEVEKLGLILMVYYIGTGLFLGIITLMDEGLELALGFHASNNLVTALLVTTDWTAFQTDSILRDVSEPSAGFDIIIPVFIFFPILTFIFSKKYGWKNWKEKLMGRVEEPTLIADEH